DNA from Gemmatimonadaceae bacterium:
CTCCAGCCCTTCTCGATGAAGGTCGACGCGTTGAGGTGATCCTCGCGCGACGGCGCAGGCGGCGCGGGCGCGCCCAGCCCTTCATCGCTGGTGCCCGAGGGATCGAGCAGCTTCCACTGCTCCACGAGGCTCTTCACCTGCGCCTTGAGCTGCTCCAGCGCCTGCAATTCGCGGTCGATGCCGCGGTAGAGCGTGATGATGCCGGCCTTGAGCTCATCGCGCCGGCCCGCGGCGCCGGGCGCGGCGATGGCGTCGGCGAGACTCGCGAACTCGCTGGCGAGCGGCGCGTGCAGGACCTCAGGCATTGGCCGCCTCCGTCACGCCCGAAGCGACGAGCGCGAGGCGCTCGCTCGCGCTGAAGAGGTGCGCCGCATCGAGCAGCAACACGAGCGCGGACCCTCGGCGCAGGGTGCCAAGGACCAGCGAGCCGGCCAGGCCGCGCACCAGGCCCGGCGGTGGGGCGAGTTCCCCGGCGGCATACGGCCGCACGTCCAGCACCTGATCGACCACCATGGCGCACCAGTCGCCGTCGAGCGCGAGCAGGAGCAATCGCGTCTGCGCGCCGGCGTCCGTGACCTCCGCACCGAGCCGTCGCCGGATATCGACGACGGGAATCACGCGCCCATCGAGTTCGACGATCCCTTCAATCCAGTCGGGCAGGCGCGGCACAGGCCTCGGCGTTACGTACCGCACGACGCGTTCGACGCCCTGCACGTCCACGGCAAAGAGATCCGCGCCGATACGGAACGTGACCGCCCGCGCCTGATCGAAGGTGCTCATCGTCCGCCTCGCGCGATCGCCGCAGCCGCGGCGGTGACCATGGCGCGGGCGTCCACGACGGCGAGCAATGTCGTGCCGTCCCAATGAACGGCGAGCAACAGGTCGTCGCCATCCCACGGCGGCTGGCGGAGGGCCGACAGCTCAATACTGCACACCTCATCGACGTCGTCCACCAGCAATCCGAGCTGCTCGTTCCCGCGCCGCATCACGAGGACCGTGCCACCCTGCCCACCGTCCACACCGAGGAGCGCGGTGGCGCGAACGACGGCGAGCGACCGGCCGGCGTACTGACATACCCCGGCCATCGCCGGGTCGGCGGCGGGGAGCGGGTACAGCACCGGCGCCTCGACCACTTCTTCGACGGCGCGCACATCGCAGGCAAAAACCTCGTCGCCGACGCGAAAGACAAACAGCTCGGCGGTCCCGATGCGCGCACGCACCCGATCGCGAAAGCGAACGGGAACGGTCTCGTTAGGTATGACGGGGGTGCTGGCGGAAGGCATTCGGCAGTGGAATCATGCTCGCTGGATAGACCGTTCGCCGGTCGTGCGCGTCACGAGCCGGCGCGTCGCGCCGCCGAGCCATGGGCGCGCCCTCATCATCGACCGCGTGACGCGGCGCACAGGCGTGCCATCGCGTCGGGCATGGCCTCGAGCGGCAGCACGGCATCCGCTGCGCCAGCGGCGAGAACCGCCTGTCCCATGCCGCTCACCACGCACGTCTCGGGATCCTGTACGATCATCGCGCCCCCCCCGGCGCGAACCGCCCGAGCGCCCTGCGCGCCGTCGCGGCCCATCCCGGTCAGAACGACCCCGATGCACCCGGCACCGAAGACGGACGCGAGGCTCGCAAAGGTCACGTCGGCCGCTGGCCGGACGCCATGCACAGGTGCGTCGTCCCCGAGGACACAGCGCACCACATCGCGAGCACC
Protein-coding regions in this window:
- a CDS encoding purine-binding chemotaxis protein CheW → MSTFDQARAVTFRIGADLFAVDVQGVERVVRYVTPRPVPRLPDWIEGIVELDGRVIPVVDIRRRLGAEVTDAGAQTRLLLLALDGDWCAMVVDQVLDVRPYAAGELAPPPGLVRGLAGSLVLGTLRRGSALVLLLDAAHLFSASERLALVASGVTEAANA
- a CDS encoding chemotaxis protein CheW, translating into MPSASTPVIPNETVPVRFRDRVRARIGTAELFVFRVGDEVFACDVRAVEEVVEAPVLYPLPAADPAMAGVCQYAGRSLAVVRATALLGVDGGQGGTVLVMRRGNEQLGLLVDDVDEVCSIELSALRQPPWDGDDLLLAVHWDGTTLLAVVDARAMVTAAAAAIARGGR